One segment of Methylotuvimicrobium sp. KM2 DNA contains the following:
- a CDS encoding IS701 family transposase, whose product MGTFQDLFRSGNHNVFKQAGHYIKGLFQADKRNMERMAEVVPDSDDQALQNFLTHSSWLARPVMDRAALAADQCFEGAEGTALIIDESGFAKSGKHSVGVARQWNGRLGKVDNCQVGVFGALGKGDRVALIDARLYLPHAWTDDAERCEKADVPRDCRSYRTKPELALEIVRHARSLGVRFDWVGFDGLYGNASHLLRALDADGERFMADVHKDQQIYVDDPQPYLPERKQGKGRPITRYQSQAQAIQAQEWAAQQPEPAWQRLTLRDTCRGSLTIEVLHQRVWLWEAGSDTAYQWHLLVRRELDSPDEIKYSLSNAPAQTAVSTLAHQQAQRYWVERAFQDHKSHIGLAHYQARKWQSWHRHMALAMIAGLFMLQQRMTHEESYPLLSCYDIQILLAKSLPNKQTDFAVLLAQVKERHRRRLSAIRSASKKNETVQNE is encoded by the coding sequence ATCGGAACGTTTCAAGATTTATTTCGTTCCGGGAATCATAACGTATTCAAGCAAGCCGGCCATTACATCAAAGGCTTATTCCAGGCTGACAAACGTAACATGGAGCGGATGGCCGAGGTGGTTCCGGACTCTGACGACCAGGCCCTGCAAAATTTTCTCACGCATTCCAGTTGGCTCGCCCGTCCGGTCATGGATCGCGCGGCCCTGGCAGCCGATCAATGCTTCGAGGGCGCCGAAGGCACCGCGCTCATTATCGATGAGTCGGGCTTTGCCAAAAGCGGAAAGCATTCGGTTGGCGTGGCTCGCCAATGGAACGGTCGATTGGGTAAGGTCGATAATTGCCAAGTCGGTGTTTTCGGCGCTTTAGGTAAAGGCGATCGCGTCGCATTAATCGATGCCCGCTTGTATTTGCCCCACGCCTGGACCGATGACGCAGAGCGGTGCGAGAAAGCCGATGTACCGCGCGACTGTCGAAGCTATCGCACCAAGCCGGAATTGGCGCTTGAGATTGTACGTCATGCGCGGTCGCTCGGCGTCCGCTTCGACTGGGTCGGCTTCGATGGCCTCTACGGTAACGCGTCCCATCTACTTCGTGCGCTGGATGCCGATGGCGAGCGCTTCATGGCCGATGTTCACAAAGATCAACAGATCTATGTGGACGATCCCCAACCCTATTTGCCGGAACGCAAGCAAGGCAAAGGAAGACCTATCACTCGCTACCAGAGCCAAGCGCAAGCCATTCAAGCCCAAGAATGGGCCGCGCAACAGCCAGAACCGGCTTGGCAACGGCTGACGCTACGAGATACCTGTCGAGGATCGCTGACGATTGAGGTCCTCCACCAACGGGTTTGGCTTTGGGAGGCCGGCAGCGATACGGCTTATCAGTGGCATTTATTGGTCCGTCGGGAGCTCGATTCGCCGGACGAGATCAAATACAGCTTGAGCAACGCGCCGGCACAAACGGCAGTGTCTACCTTGGCGCATCAACAGGCGCAGCGATATTGGGTCGAACGAGCTTTTCAGGATCACAAAAGCCATATCGGTCTGGCGCACTATCAAGCCCGAAAATGGCAATCCTGGCATCGACACATGGCGCTCGCCATGATAGCCGGCTTGTTCATGTTGCAGCAACGCATGACTCATGAGGAAAGCTATCCGCTATTGAGCTGCTATGACATACAAATACTCTTAGCCAAAAGCTTGCCGAACAAGCAAACCGACTTCGCTGTGTTACTCGCTCAAGTGAAAGAGCGCCACCGTCGGCGCTTATCGGCTATCAGATCAGCCAGCAAGAAAAACGAAACTGTCCAAAATGAGTAA
- a CDS encoding DUF2905 domain-containing protein: MGKLLIVIGGFLLVLGMLISYAPGLISWFGNLPGDIKIVDEKRSIFIPITSMIVVSLILSILLNLFSSLK, from the coding sequence ATGGGTAAGCTATTGATAGTAATAGGCGGTTTTTTATTGGTATTAGGTATGCTTATTAGTTACGCGCCGGGATTGATCAGTTGGTTCGGTAATTTACCGGGCGATATCAAAATCGTAGATGAAAAGCGCTCCATTTTCATTCCCATCACGTCGATGATTGTTGTCAGTCTTATTCTGAGCATTCTACTCAATCTATTTTCATCGTTAAAATGA
- a CDS encoding transglycosylase SLT domain-containing protein, producing the protein MDDRFALAFNHFRTLVGGKQEVRRVTLAHQVYAAYRRQGVGAMQQMVARGEKYSSLVQNAARRFHIDPDLLLGIAAAESSFLPRNSPDDGLGLFQITRVPKIVENEAQKQFSGQKLSIIDDRYNAYLAAATFKYYLDEMHGDLLLGLLAYNIGPANGGLRFIMQKYGVTDFTTIQPYLQHLPRDYPIRVLSYALAFRLWRQEGSLPAYQEGSNALRIQRIGIPGLTSDF; encoded by the coding sequence ATGGATGATCGATTTGCCTTAGCCTTCAATCATTTTCGTACGCTGGTTGGCGGAAAACAAGAAGTGCGTAGAGTGACGCTTGCGCATCAGGTTTATGCCGCATATCGCCGTCAAGGGGTCGGTGCAATGCAGCAAATGGTGGCTCGCGGAGAAAAATACAGTTCCCTTGTTCAGAATGCCGCGCGGCGTTTCCATATCGATCCCGATCTATTGTTGGGTATTGCGGCGGCGGAATCGTCTTTTCTTCCTCGGAATAGTCCGGATGACGGCCTTGGGTTATTTCAAATTACCCGGGTGCCGAAAATCGTTGAAAACGAAGCGCAAAAACAATTCTCCGGACAAAAGCTCTCGATTATCGACGATCGTTATAATGCCTATCTTGCGGCCGCAACCTTTAAATATTATTTGGACGAAATGCATGGCGATTTGTTGTTAGGGCTATTGGCCTATAACATAGGTCCGGCGAATGGCGGTCTGCGTTTTATCATGCAGAAATACGGCGTCACCGACTTTACGACAATTCAGCCTTATCTTCAGCATTTGCCGAGGGATTATCCGATTCGAGTATTGTCCTACGCGCTTGCTTTTAGACTTTGGCGACAGGAAGGCTCGCTTCCGGCTTATCAAGAAGGCAGTAATGCCTTGCGGATTCAACGCATCGGCATTCCAGGGCTAACAAGCGACTTTTGA